The sequence ACGTGTCCACATCTGTGCGCACTCCCTGCCCTCAACTAGGATGAGCGTAACCAAGTGCTGACCCTGTACCTGTGGATCCGACAGGAGTGGACAGATGCCTACCTGCGATGGGACCCCGATGCCTATGGGGGCCTGGATGCCATCCGAATCCCCAGCAGTCTAGTGTGGCGGCCTGACATCGTACTCTATAACAAGTACTGCCTGTCTGGGCCCCTCCCCTCGGCTCCCTGTCCCTAGAGTTGCCCTTGGCTCTGGGTATGCACTCAATTCCCGTCTCCCACACTGAACCTGGCTGCTATGCTGCCCTGGAAGCTCCCCCCAGGACCCTTCTAAAGTGCCAGGAAGGTGTTGGCAATGGTGATCAGTGGTGCAGTAGGGCTTCCTGACAGCACACACACCATGGCCCCTGCCAAGGGCCTGCTGGAGGGACTTCATAGCCTGTCGATGGCACCACCACCTTAGGCTGTCCCAAGCCAGTGCATGCTGACTGTCTCCTTAGGAACCCTCTGTACGGTCCAGGGCCAGTTCTGCATCTTTCACAGGGATGGTGCTGTGTACAAGTGCCTCTTCACAGGACACTCCACCTTTCCAGGCCTGAGTCTCTCAGGGCTTCCCCACGGCCTGCCTAGGATTTCCTCCAGGGCTTAGCCCTCTAGAGCACTCCTTTACGCGGCCTAAGCCAGTTCTGTGTTTCCCAGACAACACAAGGCTCTGTATATTTTCCCCGAAGCCCCTCTAAGAGCTTTGCAGATGACACTAAAGTAAAGTCAATGTGTGCCGCCGCCAAATTTGGGGCTAGATCTGTGTCCCTTCTGGGCCCTTGAGGCGCTGACCCTTCTAGGCCTCCAAATGCACAGAGGGCCCTTTCCAACGCTCCCTCAGCCCTCTGTGCCACCCCCGCCCCTCCAGGGGTCAGCCCTTGCCTCCGCACCGGTGAGACCTGCTCCGAGACCACGGCCTCAGGGAGCCCCACCCTCTCTCCGCAGGGCAGACGCGCAGGCGCCGGCCTCCGCCAGCACCAACGTGGTCCTGCGGCACGACGGCGCCGTGCGCTGGGACGCGCCGGCCATCACGCGCAGCTCGTGCCGCGTGGACGTATCGGCCTTCCCGTTTGACGCACAGCGCTGCGGCCTGACGTTCGGCTCGTGGACGCACGGCGGGCACCAGCTGGACGTGCGGCCGCGCGGCGCCGCCGCCAGCCTGGCTGACTTCGTGGAGAACGTGGAGTGGCGCGTGCTGGGTATGCCGGCGCGGCGGCGCGTGCTGACCTACGGCTGCTGCTCCGAACCCTACCCAGACGTGACCTTCACGCTGCTGCTGCGCCGCCGCGCCGCGGCCTACGTGTGCAACCTGCTGCTGCCCTGCGTGCTCATCTCGCTGCTGGCGCCGCTGGCCTTCCACCTACCCGCCGACTCGGGCGAGAAGGTGTCGCTCGGTGTCACCGTGCTGCTGGCGCTCACCGtcttccagctgctcctggcCGAGAGCATGCCGCCGGCCGAGAGCGTGCCCCTCATAGGTAAGCCCAGAGGGcgcagggagatgggggaggggccgggggagaacgtccccccaaccccaaccctaggGCTGACCCGCGCGGGTCTCTGCAGGTGCAGGGGCGGGAGCCGGACCGGTCCTGGGTCAGCGGAGAGGCCCCCGTTGCGGGTCCTGTGAGCGCGCCTCGTTCTGAGATTGAGAAAGAAGGAGTAGGCTCCTTGCAGGAGACCACTCCTCTCCTCACCCGTAGGGGCGGAGGAAGGAATCCATCTTTTCTCAAAAGACTTGATCGAGGAAGATAGACTTCTCTCGGTATCCTTATAACATGCAAAACGTGTTGAGTGTCAGGCACTCTGCTAAACATTTGACGTTTATTAGCTCATCAAAGCATCACCACAGACGTTTGAGGAAAATTCTATGTAATTTGCCTCAGGTCTTGCCGGTTCTATTTAAGAGCGTGCCTTTCAAGGATTGTGGGTGAATCCAGCTCCCAGCAGTTAGGGAGCAGGTAGCCTCTGAGAACCCCATGAGGGAATGCGGGATGGGGAGCCCTTGGTTCTTACCTCCTTCCCACTTCCATCATTGGGCTTGGAGGCTCCCGAGAGTCTTACGGGGGGTGAGCCCATTCCTCCTATGCTCAGGCCCCTGGGGAGCTTAAGCCTCCCGAGTTCTTGCTTTGGGTCacagctccctctctctcttgcaGGAAAGTACTACATGGCCACCATGACCATAGTCACCTTCTCCACAGCGCTCACCATCCTTATCATGAACCTGCATTACTGTGGTCCCAGTGCCCGCCCAATGCCAGCCTGGGCTCGGGCCCTCTTGCTGGGACACCTGGCACGGGGCCTGTGCGTGAGGGAACGAGGGGAGCCCTGTGGGCAGTCTAGACCACCTGAGTCACCCCCTAGTCCCCAGCCTCCTGATGGAGGGGCTGGTCCCCCAGCAGGCCCTTGCCATGAGCCACGATGTCTGTGCCGCCAGGAAGCCCTACTGTACCACGTAGCCACCATCGCCAACAGCTTCCACAGCCACCGGGCTGCCCAGCGCCGCCATGAGGACTGGAAGCGTTTGGCCCGTGTGATGGACCGTTTCTTCCTGGGCATCTTCTTCTCCATGGCCCTGGTCATGAGCCTTCTGGTG is a genomic window of Camelus bactrianus isolate YW-2024 breed Bactrian camel chromosome 10, ASM4877302v1, whole genome shotgun sequence containing:
- the CHRNA10 gene encoding neuronal acetylcholine receptor subunit alpha-10 encodes the protein MGPRSHQLSLGFSVSCLDLLLLLPLLPECMGAEGRLAHKLFRDLFANYTSALRPVADTDHALNVTLEVTLSQIIDMDERNQVLTLYLWIRQEWTDAYLRWDPDAYGGLDAIRIPSSLVWRPDIVLYNKADAQAPASASTNVVLRHDGAVRWDAPAITRSSCRVDVSAFPFDAQRCGLTFGSWTHGGHQLDVRPRGAAASLADFVENVEWRVLGMPARRRVLTYGCCSEPYPDVTFTLLLRRRAAAYVCNLLLPCVLISLLAPLAFHLPADSGEKVSLGVTVLLALTVFQLLLAESMPPAESVPLIGKYYMATMTIVTFSTALTILIMNLHYCGPSARPMPAWARALLLGHLARGLCVRERGEPCGQSRPPESPPSPQPPDGGAGPPAGPCHEPRCLCRQEALLYHVATIANSFHSHRAAQRRHEDWKRLARVMDRFFLGIFFSMALVMSLLVLVQAL